The genomic DNA tcgGCCTGATCAGGTTTTACTGATTGCGCTGCGGCAACAGGCGCTTTCGGAGTTGGGCTTGCGCTCTGGCTCTTCTTCTGGCTATCCTTAGCGGCGTTTTTGTTGTTATTCTTCGCTTCTTGTTCATTTTGCTTCTCGAAAGCGACATATGCAAAAGCTCCTCCTATAATGGCAGCAACAACCACAAGCAAAGACACCGTTCCAACAATGATCCTTTTCCTGAACTTACGCTTCCTGTTGGCGTTTACACGTTCTTGGATCTTGTCGAAATCCTGAAACGCcatttcgattttttttttttgtttttttttcctaggAATTTTGCTTGGGGAGAGAAAGAAATGAATCCCCTCTGCTTTAGAAGACGCCAAGGCAGCGAGGTTAAAAGGAAGATGAATCCtctttgagttttatttttggcTCTTTTCCGTCTTCTCTCCCCTGTTTTTGATTTCTTGGTTTCTGTTTTATTTGTTACTTTGTTGCCATTCAACGAATGAAGAAATGTGCTCTGGACACGAGATTTTTGTGGGATGATGTCCATTACTTTTAACTGGAAAAGGAAAAACTATCATGCCTGCTAAATTTGGTGTGTTTTCTCCAATCATATATTGACTATTGACACTAGAGTTGGTAAAAAAAGAGTCGATTAATTTAGAGGAGTTgaaattcctttttttttttgtcaacaactaAATAAACTCATATACACCGCAAGAAAATACATCTACTGCGAGAGAAATTTGCGAGAGAAAAATTTTCTTTACAAATTTTCGCCTGCAACAGAATTACAAGCAAACATATAATCTTCGCAAATTCACTAGTATTTTGCGAGGAAAAAtatttcctcgcaaatttgcgagTATTTTGCGAGGAAAATTAAAGTGTCTTGCTGTAAATTTCTTGCAAATTTacgaaaaactttttttttttgcaaatttagAGAAACTTTGTTTGTCTATCTTGTTTTCTCACAAGTTCCTCCCAAATTTTATCACATTTCTCtcacaaaatcaaataaaattaatgaaaaaattgttaattaaaATACTTAGTGTTTAACAAGTACAtcgataaatatttttggatatttaatcaatatcAGTCAACTAAATATTCGCAGGATAAATATTTTCTGACACTTGAACTAATATTACAAAGTACTAAACATCAAAACTATACAATTAATACGATAAATACACGTcaactaaatttctaaaaacatttgaaacaaaatttcacgtttataattttttttttaaaacaaatacaaaatacatattAGTTCACCAAAGATATATCAAAACCCCAAACGACCCTAAAGTTGTTGACTTATGAATTTGCAAGGGATTCCTCACAATTTCTTTGCTAATTAACAAAACAATCTGCAATTCCTCACAAATCCCTTACAAATTTGCGAGTGATTCAATTACCCTTGCAAATTTGTAAAGGATTTTCGAGAGAATCATTGCAATTTCCTTGCGAAGACATGTTTCCAAACTTGAAATGTTTGAGTTTCATCAAGGATTTTGATATCGAAAAACACATTTTATTGAATCATTTAGTTAATTCAGAAATTTAATTAACTATAGTTATAAACTTAACTCCCAACACTTGATTTGTTATTACAAGTAATTAACATCAAACCCTTATAACTTATATAACTCATATACATAACCTAAATTTCCGAAAAAtgttaaacatattttcatatgaattatttgttttgaaccgaatcacaaaatacttatggtCTACCGAAAATGTAACAAAACTCCAAACGAAACCATAAAGTACAGAATTTATGAATTTGCAATGGATTTGCAAGAAACTCCACGCAACTCCCTTGCAAATAGCAAATTTGCGAGAGAACTATAAGGGATCCATTGCATTTACTttgcaaaatcattttttcctaactcaaactttaaataaaatctaatttatatatatatcccaatctatatacaaattttaaaatttcacattataaatttcaaaaaaaaacactaagcaacacaaaacaaaatcattaaTCTAAACTCAACCACTATatctcaaaccctaaaatctatatataaacCTTACACCCCAAATCACTaatctaaacactaaatctaatattttcaaaagttaaaCAACAAATCTTAaacttaactttaaaatttaatatttattaaattttagttccAAAACTTAATACTCCAAATTAATAGTACATAAAAAACAACATTATATCATAACACActaattacataattttataaaattatattaaatcaaGTTATGTTATCCTTAACTCAAACCTAAACCCAGATCTAAATCTAAAACTTTTCAGGTTTATATTTtcagattagtttttttttaatttctaaactCACTAtaataccctaaactcaaatttaaATCCTACATACAAAGTCataaatctaatattttcaaataatataattagtAACCTAAAACCTATTCCTTgcagaaattataaatttattaatttctttttaaaacatttatcttATGTTTTAACGTAACCGCATCTATTTCACAAATCTCAAAccatatactttaaatttaaccacaactatataaatttatagtcAACAACTATAGTATTAGTTAATAGTTTTCTATAATTGAACTTTGAATTAGTAATTATAAAAAGGCAATTGtctaaaatagtatttttgaagtttttatctCCAAAATAGcactaaaagaaaaaagttacaaaaataacATTAGTTAACAGTTCAAAAGACTATAATACCCTCgctttaaactaaataaaacaattgaaaaaaaatcagaaatattTCGATCCATCTTTGATCTCGTTCTCTCTCACACTCCGACTCCGATTTCTTACATCTCCTCCGGCGAAAAAACTGTCATCATCTTCAACAGTCGACGACGAATTCCATAGATCAAGTACGACGTCGTCGCCGTTAAACAGCCGTCGCAGGAagctgcaaagaagaagaagatgtcgtTGGTGTTGCTAGAAGCGGCTCTGCCTCTGCCTCTGGGAATCATTGGAGGGATGCTCTGCATTATGGGAATCTCTCAGTACTAACATCCACAAATCTTATCATGGTCGTGTatgattttctttcttttcgtCTCTCAATTTAGGGGTTTCTCGATTTGATCCGATTGGATCTCAAATTTGAGTTTAATGATTTCAATAATGGGATGTTGCTATGGAGAGACACGGCAAGAAAGTCGTCGAGAAAGCCTCATCTCCTTCTTCATGATCCGATCAGGTCTGTTTTGCTGATTCGTTCCCCATGTGCTCTTTGTTAGTCTACTTCTCTTGGAAAGAGATGATTTTTGTGGTCGTATCGCATGAAAATCAgtagttttacttttttttgtttgaaaagcTCTTTGCTTTTTGAGCTCTCGATAATGTATATGTGTTAAATCGCTTAATAAGATAGACCCTGTGGAGATAGCTACTGTATCAGTTATATTTAGCATAAGCAGATGCGCTACTGCTTAGTTCTTTTTCAGGGTACTGGTTTGGTTGCCATTCTCTTCTAATTTGAGGGAGCGTTTGATGTGTTCAATAGATTATCCTAGACATTTCTGCTTAGTTCTTTGCCTCTTAAAGTTGATTGTGgttctttgtttttgttgcCTCTTGAAGTGGATggtggttctttttttttgtcctgTCAAGGAATGACTGGgatttttatggttttggttCATTGATCATTTTGTTGTAGctcttcttatttattttttgtcatgGTTAATCTCTTGGCTGTGATTTTTTTTGCTTCTCGGCATATGAGATCTTCCTGCTTTCTTCTTAATGTAACTCTGAGTAACATGCTGGTGTTATGTAGGGGCTTAAGGTGATAAACTTATGGTCACAAATAAAGTTTAttccagaagaagaagaagtagctGGAGAGTGTAATACTGTTTTTCGGATAAagctttgaaattttaaaaaaacttttttctttctgCTTTCAAAATTCAGACTTTAATGACATTTGATTTATAACTTGTCTCTATTTATTTGCGAGACATGTTACTAAGTTGCATGACATTTCGTATATAATAATACACTTGCTGTGTGAATGAATAATAATGTGGTATCTTTATAAAACACACCTGTTATCTAGGATAGCTACTGGAATTTTCAGAATGGGTTTCTTGCATAAGTATGTTTTCGAAGAGAATTAAAAGCGTTTAAAGATGACTATCCTAAATTGGAACTTAATCTTAAaacaaccaaaataaaataattaaaatctataagaaaatccATTGAGTCTAAAATTCACCAAATAGAAGTCATTGTCTACAAAACAGAGAACACATCAAAAAGAGAATATGGAAATAGGATAGCTTGAATAATTTTCAGTAATTCTATCAAGAAAGTGTCAAATATGAAATCATTATAAAACACACATGTTATTTAGGATAACTTGTGAAACTTTCAGGAtgagtttttagaaaaataaaatgaatgtgttttcttacataaatatgttttcaaatagaATCAAAAGCGTGTAAAAAATGTTAGACAATCATTGTTCAGGATGACTATCATGAATTGAAACTTAATCTTCCAAAACAACCAAAACAATACATTGGCTATAGAAATCACCAAATAGAGGTTATTGTCTACAAAACAGAGAACACATATCTACAGAGAACATGAAAATAGGATACCTTGAAGCATTTTCGGtaattttatcaataaattGTTAATTGTGGTATCATTATAAAAAACACATGTTATCTAGGATAGATTGTGGAAAtttcaggatgggtttccaaaaaaaaaatgagtgtgttttcttgcataagtaTGTTTTCGAAGAAAATCAAAAACGTGTAAGAGATGTTAGACAATCATTGTTCAAGATGGTTATTCTGAATTGGAGTTTAATCTTCCACAACAACCAAGGCAAAACAATTTGATAATTTCTGGATGGGCTTCCAGAAATAACATATTCATGAAGAATTtcctaaaatttaatatttaattaaaaaatgtcatatttaagataaaaataacatatacatgaagaattttctaaaatttaatatttaattaaaaaaatgttaggatagcaagtaaaaaatgtatgtattaaaaacttatatatatatatatcatatttatgataacaagtaaaatatttaggaaaatcttcataaaaatgtaatatttaattaaaagtaaaatgttaggataataagtaaaatatttaggaaggattttctaaaaatatatatttaattaaaaatgttaggatattaagtaaaatatttaggaaaggcttcctgataaattaatatttaattaaaaaatgttagaGAAATTGTCAATAATACCATTTTTCTTATACCACTTTCCAACTATACACTAACCAACTATACCATCAGATTTTTAGTGATTAAAATACCATTATACCcttaaataactaaattgttcttcttcttccccacgGCAGGTTTCTCTCCGGAGGTTTCATCTCCGATCCCGTCGATGATTGTGAGATCGGACCATGCGCCCGGAGCCCCTGTGGAGGTTCCTGAGCCAAATCGGGACGCAGCGTGCGGCACCTGCGGAAGGCCGGAGTCGATGGAGCTCGTAGTAGTCTGTGACGGTTGCTAATTTGGCAATCTTCGACGAAATCGACGAGACTCCCGTTTAGTATCAGACTCCGTCTTTAATGACTGATCATCCACAGAAGAAAGCAGAGCTAAGCAGACGAACACTTGATGAAAGGTGAAAGCTACCTCCTTTCCCGACGAGACTCCACCTGGTTTCCATCCCTTTGCAGCGCTGCCCAGTAAAGGTCGGTTTCTGTAACATTTCTGCAGTGTTTGATTGCCTTAAAAGATtcaattttttgatattttttgtcttttgtagTTTCTGTAGGTAGTCTTCATATGAACAGAGTGAATGATGGCGAGTCACCTGTGGGTAAACCTTTTGTAGTTGGGGGTAATGGGAATGGTTCTGGtgcaaaagacacaactcgAGGTAATGCCGCAGTAACTCCAGTATCTGATGAGGAGGAGGTTTAGCACACCTGTAGGTGACTTTGTCTTTGGTTCCGAGAAGTCCACACCACCGTGTAATGATGAAAACAGATGTTTGGATGTGGATAGTGGTAAAACTGGAAGGGAGGGTTGTAGAAAGTCTGACAGTGGTGATGGTAAAGCTAGAGATGGTGATTCTTAAGTGAACCTTCCTGCTGAGATGAAGAAGCTTAATATCAGCGAGGAAGCAAGGGAGTTTAGTAACGCACCTCCTGCATTTATCTTTGGCAGCTCTGGAAAAGTTAATAACGTTTTTCAGAAAAAGAATCTCAACACTACCATGCGATACAATCAAGAGAACCAACCTGTGAATACAGGTCAAGCCAGACAGGAGTCAGCTTCTGCGTCTGTGATGCCTGCTGAATGTGAGGTTTGGCGACTAAGGTATTATTACATTCTAACTCAAACAGCTTCTTTTGAATACTTATGTTTCTGAGAACTGAGAGGAgtaatgctttttttttttgtatcaggGAAAATCAAGCCTACAAGAATGGTGATATGCGTAAAGCCGAGGAATGTTACACGCATGGTacaaagaattatatataatttataaaggtttataaataatttctaaagatttatagattatttgtaatggtttctaaattatttataatagtttatataatagTTTATCAACCTTATCATCCTCCTCAGAGCTGTAAAGATAATTATACACTTCCTCCTCCTGATTCTCAATGTAACGCTTAGCCACCAAATCAGGTAGCTTGGTTATTTTAACCTTCTCACACCCAAAAAGCAAACTCAGCTTCCTATCGCAAGTTACCATATTTGTCTTCTACTTCAGAGGATGTGTTAACTGACGAATGTACTTTCTCACTATGCTTATCATAAAGAGAAGTGACACCTCCTCTTTGTAGTTGGTAGCTCCAGAATAAGAGAGCACATGTACCTCCTTGCGTTAGACAGTGGCTACAAACCTCAGTGTTAGAATTGATTTTGATGAGACAGTTGTACCCCATTACTAAGAGGCAGCTAAGTGATTCTACTCGTAATGAAGGTTTCTTCCACTGTCGCATATCAAAAAGATTGAACATTAACCAGACTAAGATTCGGTAATATGAAGGTACAAGACAAAACTGAATACAATCTCTGGAACCTGAAACTTTTGTGCAAGGACAGGTCCTTATTGTCTGAGGAACAGTGTAATATTGGAGAAATGAGTGTACCCAAAATCTACGATAAATAATGACAATAACTGAACAAACATTCAATCAAAAACAAGCTTCACTTTCTTCTTTGTTGGAAAATGTAATTCTAGTTTTCCCTCACCCTGGTGCTAAGGTGATGAACTGTATAAGAATCACAGAAAGGAAACAGCTAAACAATTCGCAGCAATGGCGTTTGTTTACGTATGCCTGTCGAAGAACTTCTCTATGTCAGTGTACAGAGAAAGTTGCAAAGCCAGCGCAGCCTATACACGCAGCTTTTGGCCCACCTGaaacaaaatcaatttcatCAATACGCAATGGACCATGATAGCACCTACGAGACTTCAGTTTGAGAATCAAGCCATTGCAAAACCTCTTAACGTTCTAAAGTCCACACAAAGAAGATGATAAGATATTAATTACCTCGGGCAGACATTGAGCCACCGGTCACACATCCAGCAAAAGtgatttataaatgattatataaaaccTTATATATATTTGGTATATTATCATAAGTGATTTTATAAAGGTCTTATAGACTGATCTTATAAACCcctataaagttttattaattgttttataaaccattataaataatcttctatttcttataaataatttacaaacattTATAATAGAATTATAGACACTTATAGTAGCTTTATGAATATTTACTTCTAAAGTTTtgtaaagatttataaaatcttataaattgTGATATGAAGAATATTAAactctttaaaattttttataaacccttatatacAGATtcataaacttttataaatatatctataaaaccttacaaatgatttataagttcttataaatggttttataaacctttataagaGGTTTCTAACATGCAAGATAATATAGATTAGCTAGAGCCAGAGCTGCAGCAAGATAATCACATTTCCAAAGTTTCGAAGCTGAGATTTCTGCTATTCAATTAGCTGCAGCAAGAACGTACCAAATCTGACATGAAAAATACCGTACCAGTAGCGTGACCAGAATTTGGTCCTGAGACCTGCGTATCAATGATTCCATTGTTTTTGTGGTCCAACAGTAAACTATTAGTTGCAGGAGAAGTAAGAGTAGGAGAGACTGCTTTAACACTTGTCAACCTTGAAGAAATTTACATGAGaattataaacattataaatactTTCATAaagatttattataatttttgtaagaatttataaatgttatataaacTCTTCTaacttatttataaattgatttataaactcttataaattgtgttatgaagattattaaattcttataatctctggaataaacctttataaacagatttataaactattataaatagcttataagttcttgtaaatagttttataaacctttttaaatagttttataaacctttataaaatgtttatatattagttataatggtttataaattgtttatatattagttatataggtttatgaattttatattagttatattagttatacccttataaactcttataaattattatacaaaccattataaattgtttctatattagttatacccttataaactcttataaattattatacaaatcattataaattgttttataatgctttctaaatggttatagactcttttagttgaGTTATAAACCTATACAACTCTTATATTACCCCCTATAAATGATTTTTCAAATGCttataaataatgattttataaacccttataaatgattttataaacccttataaataaatttaaatattcttataaatgatttatagacCCTTTTAAAATCTGGTTGTGCTTAAATTAGACTTTTCATTTGACCAAAATCTTATTTTACAATGTTACTATAACTAGTCTTTTTTTAAACACTAGTATTATAAATGGGACAATGACGCCTTATGCATTTACTAACAAACACCAATTGCGTTGCACATTGTAATAAGCAAATAtacatttgttcaaaaaaaacaaagaggtTCCCAACTTCAAATCTTAGGCTGCATTTTGACGCACTCTTCACGGATCGACTGGAAGAGCATTGTCGAGAAGTAACGTTCCCGAAGCTCGGGAACACAACCGAAACAAATTCATAAAAAAGTTTACTGACACCAATTCTCATATTAgtcaacaaaacaaaatataaatactactTCCAGagagaattaaacaaaatactaaaatgtGATGGTGGACATACTTGGCGCGCTTTGACACCGATTTTATTAAGATAAGCTGCGAAAATCCTTGTAGACATACACTCTCCAAAGGAGACTAAGTAGTCTCTGCTTCGAAGAGTCAGCTTCTTCATCATGGCTATGCCTTTCAGTAGTTGCTCCAGTTCTTCCAAAAACGCTGCAAAAATGTTTCCCACATTAACTAAGAAAATGAAAGCAATAAATGCAATAAGCTCTTGAATATTTGACCAAACTCATCACAATGAGCCTAATTAAAATAGCGAGAACAAATCTCCTAGTGTACAAAGTTATATGAACAAACAATACCACTCTTACATGTAACAACAGAGGGGTCGATCTTGAGCTCTGCCACTGTCctgaaacaacaaaaaacacattctctatAAAAACCAACACCAAGCAGAGAGACTTTAATGTAATACAGTGAATCAAAACCTGAGATGCAATTCCTTTATAATGCTCAGTTCCTCAATCTCAGATGCATTAGAAACACCACAACTCACAGCCTTCTCTCCCGCCTAAACTAACACAACAAATCAGAAGCTCAAATTCAAAACCTTGAACACAATAACAAATTATAAAGGTTAGAGCTTTCAGCATTACAAGCAAGAGATTGTTGGTTGTCTTCCCCATCGCAGAAAGAACAATGACCGGACTCTCCTCCGGAAACGCCAAAATCAAATCCGCCACTTCTCTCATTCTCTCCCCCGTCGCCACCGAGGATCCACCGAACTTCATCACGCACGTCAATCTCTTGTCTTCCACGTCCCTCTCCTTTACAACGCATGTCTTCTCCTCTTCCAAAACAGCTCGCACAGTGCCTTTGAGGCACGAACCCGAGACATTCCTTGTGCAGGAGGAGGAAGAGCCATCTCCAATGGACAATTAGGATGAGCAACCTCCGAGTAGAAGATTAAGAATTAGGATGGACTTGTAGAAATTCTTCATCATGATTTCCAATCCAATCGATTTCGCTTTCACCGTGAGCCTCTGGATCTATCAGGAATAATGGTTTCACCGTGAGACAGAGATGTCGGAACTCGACGACGACTTTAGACGACGACGATGGATCCGGAGGAGAGAGACGATGTATACAGAGAGAAGAAGGTCACAACCGAGAAAAAGTCGTGATATCTTAGAGATAAGTAGGGTTAATTTTGTCTTTTACACATTAATGAAaagtgtatttgtgaaaatgttTCTAAATTAATGGTATTATTGAATTGTGGTACTACACAAAGTGTACTTATAAAATTTCCCCAAAATGTTATGATAGCaagtaaaaatatttaggaatagcttcctgaaaatttaatatttaattaaaaataaaatgttaggataacaagtaaaatatttagaaagtgctttttaaaaatttaatatttagtaaGGCAAAATGTTAGGATATCATGTATTAACAAGCTTACATACTGTATATATCAAATTTATGATAGTATGTAAAATATTCAGGAAGGACttgataaaaatgtaatatttaattaaaaataaaatgataggataacaagtaaaatatttaggaaggattttctaaaatttttaatatgtaattaaaaataaaaatgtcagAGAATACATATCTATCagagaacattaaaataggatagcttgaagcattttcaaCAATTCGATCAAGAAAATGTTAGATGTggtatcattataaaacacatatgttatataggaTAGCTTATGGCACtttcaggatgggtttccagaaaaCTAGAAtgagtgtgttttcttgcataagtctGTTTTCAAAGAGAATCAAAAGTGTGTAAGAAATGTTAGACAATCTTTGTTCAGAATGGCTATCTTAAATTGGAACttaatctttcaaaaaaaaataataatcaaaatctataagaaaatttatttgcTATAGAAATCACCAATAGAAttcattgtctacaaaatagAGAACACATATCTAATagagaacattaaaatatgatagcttgaagcattttcaaCAATTCGATCAAGAAAATGTTAGATGTggtatcattataaaacacatatgttatataggaTAGCTTCTGGCACTTTCAGGATGAGTTTCCAGAAAACTAGAAtgagtgtgttttcttgcataaatctgttttcgaagagaatcaaaagcgtGTAAGGAATGTTAGATAATCTTTGATCAGGATGGCTATCCTAAATTGGAACttaatctttcaaaaaaaaaacataatcaaaatctataagaaaattcatttgctatagaaatcaccaaatagacactacaagaaaaatgcgtTTTAATAGCAGATCAGGATAGCGTTTTTTCGCTTTCTGCTATGGTTGACATATCCGTTAGTTTTAGATAGCGTTTGTATTTTTGGAAACGCTATGATAGACCGGCATAATTGGAAACGCTATGATAGTATACATTTAATAGCACATAAAATGATAAACGCTACAATAACGTACTttttaaatccctaaaccctaaacaaactGAACCCTATActctaagaagaagaaaaataaacactAATACAATAATAATCTTTATAATCTTTTAGAACTTAAACtcaaaatcttaaatataaaattataaacttaaatattttaaaattaaacaccAAACCTATATACATGAAATCTAAACCCTATATTATACATAATccttaaatataaaatcctaaacttcatatttgataGTTCTAAAATTTCAATACTAAAACATACatgttaaaaccaaaataaatttattatatgtatACTCCCAGAATTTCAACACAAAACcttaaactttttttatcaaaaaaaccTTAAACTCTTAAACCGTAAACAAACACAATAAACTTAAAAccttaaaatttgaataaacaCAAAACTaccaaatcattttttctttaattatataaccacaaaattaaaatcacacaagtttatatttgaaatgttaaatatgttcttatttttaaaagttcaaACCATTTGTAGATAAAATAAATGTGTTTTTTCTGCCATTGATTAATTATAATCTAAAGGTCTAAAGTCATTATCCTAGTGCTCATTTCTTATTGGTTGATTCTTGAAATCTGGGATCTCTATTTTTGGCCATTGGATTACATAAATCAATGGCTAAGAATCAATGTGGCTCTTTCTCGTTTAGCTTACTctgtaagctttttttttttttttaataacagtGAACGCTTTTCTCTGTATCTCATCTAACAgattcattttttcttcttcttcttctctctgcaCCATCCATGGCGTAAGGTCCACCATCTCTCCCATTTCCACCGTCTCTCACCACCACAAGTCACCTGCAATCACGTTCGTGACTCCGCCGAACCGGGGCGTCCAAGGCCAGCCAAGCTCCGTCAAGAGAATCCTCAACCTCTGTATCTCGCTTTGGAGAGTCGCCGCTCAAAGTCCAAGGAAGAACACGCCCTCTACAGCGCCGGCCCATGAGAAGAATCAGCGCCGTCGGAGACAAACCCTAGAACCCCATCGTCTTCCGAACGGAGGTAACCATCGACTGACGAGACACCAAGACTGAGACTGTTAGAGAAGCGCCTCTGATTTTCATAAAATCTTGTCTGCTCTGTCAGGTTGAGTGGATTCTAAGAAGCAAGGAGGTGGGGGAGACATAAACACAGTggagaaaaaacaagaaaaaaggagaagatgaagaagcttAGAGGCCTCCACGACCTTTGCTATCCATGGCTTGACGGCGGCGTTAAGAAAAGAGGAGGCCTGGTTTTCTTACTaggtttagttttggtttagttttagtttagttttggtttagttttggttaGGTTTTGgtttatacttttaatttataaatcata from Raphanus sativus cultivar WK10039 unplaced genomic scaffold, ASM80110v3 Scaffold0324, whole genome shotgun sequence includes the following:
- the LOC108845893 gene encoding aspartokinase 1, chloroplastic-like isoform X1, which codes for MKFGGSSVATGERMREVADLILAFPEESPVIVLSAMGKTTNNLLLAGEKAVSCGVSNASEIEELSIIKELHLRTVAELKIDPSVVTSFLEELEQLLKGIAMMKKLTLRSRDYLVSFGECMSTRIFAAYLNKIGVKARQVCPPSHFSILFNSLWK
- the LOC108845893 gene encoding aspartokinase 1, chloroplastic-like isoform X2: MKFGGSSVATGERMREVADLILAFPEESPVIVLSAMGKTTNNLLLAGEKAVSCGVSNASEIEELSIIKELHLSGRAQDRPLCCYIVFGRTGATTERHSHDEEADSSKQRLLSLLWRVYVYKDFRSLS